A segment of the Candidatus Omnitrophota bacterium genome:
AGGCGATTTATCGCCTTCCATGATTACACCGATCCCGGCGCTCTTGATGCTGCAAGCGCAGTGAGAAAATATCTTGAATATCTGGCGACTCACCGCGAGGTGGCGGCCAGCACCCAGAACCAGGCGCTTAACGCCCTGGTCTTTCTTTATGATCAGGTTCTTCAAAAACCAATCGGGGAAATGGATGAATTTGTGCGGGCCAAAAGACCGCGGCGGCTTCCGGAAGTCATGACCCGGGAGGAAGTCCAAGCCCTGCTTCAAAGCATGGATGGGGTCGCCGGCTTGATGGCCGGCATTATGTATGGAGGCGGCCTGCGACTTATGGAGTGCGTCCGGCTGCGGGTCAAGGATATCGATTTTGCGCGTCATGAAATTATGGTGCGCAACGGCAAGGGGCAGAAGGACCGGATCACGATGCTTTCCAGGCGGTTTGCCGACCCGCTCAAGGAGCATCTTGCCAGGGTGAAGGCCATTTACGCGCAAGACCGGGCGCAAGGCAGGGCCGATGTCTTCATCTGGCCGGCTCTTTCCAGAAAATACCCGAATGCGGAAAAGGAATGGATATGGCAGTATGTGTTTCCGGCAAAAAGCCTGTCTGTCGATCCCAGAAGCGGTAAGGTTCGGCGGCATCATATTAACGAAAACCTCATCCAGAAGGCCGTTAAAGAGGCAGCCGCTCGGGCGGGCATCAATAAGCAGGTTTCTTGCCATACCCTGCGTCACTCCTTTGCCACACATCTTCTTGAAGCAAATTATGATATTCGCACGGTGCAGGAACTTTTAGGGCATTCAAATGTCGCAACCACTATGATTTACACCCATGTCTTAAATCGGCCCGGACTTTCAGTAAAGAGCCCGGCAGACATGTAACAATCTTCAAACAATCCTTTTATTTCTTCTTTAAATACCCCTGCGGCATGGAAAGTCAAGCGAAAAATCTAGGGTTGAAAAAATGCCCCTGGGGTAACGCGATTTGATTGCGCAGCATCGAGTGCGACAAGCGCCCGGGGGTTCTGGCAGCACATCCAATAGCGGCCGGACCCGTCAAGATCATTTTGAGGGGACCTTCCAAA
Coding sequences within it:
- a CDS encoding integron integrase, which codes for RRFIAFHDYTDPGALDAASAVRKYLEYLATHREVAASTQNQALNALVFLYDQVLQKPIGEMDEFVRAKRPRRLPEVMTREEVQALLQSMDGVAGLMAGIMYGGGLRLMECVRLRVKDIDFARHEIMVRNGKGQKDRITMLSRRFADPLKEHLARVKAIYAQDRAQGRADVFIWPALSRKYPNAEKEWIWQYVFPAKSLSVDPRSGKVRRHHINENLIQKAVKEAAARAGINKQVSCHTLRHSFATHLLEANYDIRTVQELLGHSNVATTMIYTHVLNRPGLSVKSPADM